A single region of the Actinoplanes sp. SE50/110 genome encodes:
- a CDS encoding ubiquinol-cytochrome c reductase iron-sulfur subunit, with protein sequence MTAHHGVAGEPVDVTDPKLTRFDIVKEGLRRDDIEIVTYESQFPGPNSKAERRMVRSISFLFIFSGLAALAFLVFYIVWPWKWALGTTRSDFFTPILGVTLGLSLFSLGIGILAWAKKLLPHELSIQQRHGDPSSDEDRLITGQTMMYVADELGVQRRPLLKGAIGLGLAPLGLAAAAPLVGGLIQNPHKGPQQMMDHTGFDPVPNGGKPVRLTREDGTPIRPEDVSAGGQMTAFPGIPGGATNRYADSPTLLIHLRDADAAKARANADSDKNGRNKGSMWGNYVAYSKICTHAGCPASLYEQQTNRLLCPCHQSQFLITDNAQPVFGPATRRLPMLPLSVDAEGFFVATSDFKDTVGPDFWERP encoded by the coding sequence ATGACAGCGCACCACGGCGTCGCCGGCGAGCCGGTCGACGTGACCGATCCGAAGCTGACCCGCTTCGACATCGTCAAAGAGGGCCTGCGGCGCGACGACATCGAGATCGTCACGTACGAGTCGCAGTTCCCGGGTCCGAACTCGAAGGCCGAGCGGCGCATGGTGCGCAGCATCTCCTTCCTGTTCATCTTCTCCGGCCTGGCCGCCCTGGCCTTCCTGGTCTTCTACATCGTGTGGCCGTGGAAGTGGGCCCTGGGCACCACCAGGAGCGACTTCTTCACGCCGATCCTCGGGGTGACCCTGGGTCTGTCGCTCTTCTCGCTCGGCATCGGCATCCTGGCCTGGGCCAAGAAACTGCTGCCGCACGAGCTGTCGATCCAGCAGCGGCACGGCGACCCGTCCAGCGACGAGGACCGGCTGATCACCGGCCAGACCATGATGTACGTCGCGGACGAGCTGGGGGTGCAGCGGCGCCCGCTGCTCAAGGGCGCGATCGGTCTCGGCCTGGCCCCACTCGGCCTGGCCGCGGCGGCCCCGCTGGTCGGCGGCCTGATCCAGAATCCGCATAAGGGTCCGCAGCAGATGATGGACCACACCGGCTTCGACCCGGTGCCCAACGGCGGCAAGCCGGTCCGGCTCACCCGGGAGGACGGGACCCCGATCCGTCCGGAGGACGTCAGCGCGGGCGGTCAGATGACGGCCTTCCCCGGCATCCCGGGCGGGGCGACCAACAGGTACGCGGACTCGCCGACCCTGCTGATCCACCTCCGTGACGCCGACGCCGCCAAGGCCCGGGCCAACGCGGACAGCGACAAGAACGGGCGCAACAAGGGCTCGATGTGGGGTAACTACGTCGCGTACTCGAAGATCTGCACCCACGCCGGTTGCCCGGCCAGCCTGTACGAGCAGCAGACGAATCGCCTGCTCTGCCCGTGCCACCAGTCGCAGTTCCTGATCACCGACAACGCGCAGCCGGTCTTCGGCCCCGCCACCCGGCGTCTGCCGATGTTGCCGCTGTCGGTGGACGCAGAAGGTTTCTTTGTGGCAACGTCTGACTTCAAGGACACTGTCGGACCCGACTTCTGGGAGCGGCCGTGA
- a CDS encoding ubiquinol-cytochrome c reductase cytochrome b subunit — protein MKRRKLDPAEATANFAKGVDDRFQAATPLRALLNKVFPDHWSFLLGEIALFSFIVLLLSGVFLTLFFDPTMKEVTYHGSYLGLHGVQMSGAYESSLNLSFEVRGGLFMRQMHHWAALLFMASIVVHMARVFFTGAFRKPREINWVIGVLLFLLGFFAGFTGYSLPDDGLSGTGLRIASAIMLSLPVIGTWLSASIFGGEYPGELIIGRFYIAHVLLIPGILLALISVHLGIVFKQKHTQWPGPMRTNENVVGERMFPRYAMKQGGFFMAVFGVIALMAGLFQINPIWLFGPYLASEVSSASQPDWYVMFMDGLVRLMPNWQIYIPFGDGYSIPPLFWPAVVGLGALFTLPMLYPWLEARKLKDNRSHHLLQRPRDNPERVGIGMMAFTFFLVATISGGNDVIADKFHISLNAMTWAGRIGLLVLPPLAYYVSIRICLGLQQHDREVLAHGVETGIIKRLPNGKFVEIHQPLGPVDEHGHPIPLEYRGWVVPKKMNKIGALAPAVKGFFFPIEKPAEAPVSPAPIGATKREEITTKR, from the coding sequence GTGAAACGCCGAAAGCTAGATCCAGCCGAGGCAACAGCCAACTTCGCCAAGGGCGTCGATGACCGCTTCCAGGCGGCCACCCCGCTCCGGGCGCTCCTGAACAAGGTCTTCCCCGACCACTGGTCGTTCCTGCTCGGGGAGATCGCCCTCTTCTCGTTCATCGTGCTGCTGCTCAGCGGTGTGTTCCTGACCCTCTTCTTCGATCCCACGATGAAGGAGGTCACCTACCACGGGTCGTACCTGGGCCTGCACGGCGTGCAGATGTCCGGCGCCTACGAGTCCTCGCTGAACCTCTCGTTCGAGGTGCGCGGCGGTCTGTTCATGCGCCAGATGCACCACTGGGCGGCGTTGCTGTTCATGGCGTCGATCGTGGTGCACATGGCCCGCGTGTTCTTCACCGGCGCGTTCCGCAAGCCGCGTGAGATCAACTGGGTGATCGGCGTCCTGCTGTTCCTGCTCGGGTTCTTCGCCGGCTTCACCGGTTACTCGCTGCCGGACGACGGCCTGTCCGGCACCGGTCTGCGCATCGCCTCGGCGATCATGCTGTCCCTCCCGGTCATCGGCACCTGGCTGTCCGCCTCGATCTTCGGTGGGGAGTACCCCGGCGAGCTGATCATCGGCCGGTTCTACATCGCGCACGTGCTGCTCATCCCGGGCATCCTGCTCGCGCTGATCAGCGTTCACCTGGGCATCGTGTTCAAGCAGAAGCACACCCAGTGGCCGGGCCCGATGCGGACCAACGAGAACGTGGTCGGCGAGCGGATGTTCCCGCGGTACGCGATGAAGCAGGGCGGCTTCTTCATGGCGGTCTTCGGCGTGATCGCGCTGATGGCCGGCCTCTTCCAGATCAACCCGATCTGGCTGTTCGGGCCGTACCTGGCCTCCGAGGTCTCCTCGGCCTCGCAGCCCGACTGGTACGTCATGTTCATGGACGGCCTGGTCCGTCTGATGCCGAACTGGCAGATCTACATCCCGTTCGGCGACGGCTACAGCATCCCGCCGCTGTTCTGGCCCGCCGTGGTCGGCCTCGGCGCGCTGTTCACGCTGCCGATGCTCTACCCGTGGCTGGAAGCGCGGAAGCTGAAGGACAACCGGTCGCACCACCTGCTGCAGCGTCCCCGGGACAACCCCGAGCGCGTCGGCATCGGCATGATGGCCTTCACGTTCTTCCTGGTCGCCACGATCTCCGGCGGCAACGACGTGATCGCCGACAAGTTCCACATCAGCCTGAACGCGATGACCTGGGCCGGCCGCATCGGTCTGCTGGTCCTGCCCCCGCTGGCCTACTACGTCTCGATCCGGATCTGTCTCGGTCTGCAGCAGCACGACCGGGAGGTTCTGGCCCACGGCGTCGAGACCGGCATCATCAAGCGCCTGCCGAACGGGAAGTTCGTCGAGATCCACCAGCCGCTCGGCCCGGTGGACGAGCACGGGCACCCGATCCCGCTGGAGTACCGCGGCTGGGTCGTGCCGAAGAAGATGAACAAGATCGGGGCGCTCGCGCCGGCGGTCAAGGGCTTCTTCTTCCCGATCGAGAAGCCGGCCGAGGCGCCGGTGTCGCCGGCTCCGATCGGCGCCACCAAGCGCGAGGAGATCACCACCAAGCGCTGA
- a CDS encoding PaaX family transcriptional regulator — MTPAPRTVVEAFLPADGAAALDQLYDTANAAGLDDQPVRLTIRRMVAAGEVTQSGRGRRGTLALTATGRERLRRDRLALHLALAQDRGQAPWDSRWRLLAVSVPETDRAARDAMRRDLLAAGAAPVSTGLYASPHDLSAMLGPLDTSATVAGTPGADTPGTGALFRAIATDLDVRGVTDPAEIAEMLWPAAPIIDRYAVADRAVELAGSLRPGADTRAVLLRQLRLADAWELAMRQDPLIPPELRGDPWPPATIRRRWHTAWTELAAQLPDQLLYRGWLP; from the coding sequence GTGACACCCGCTCCGAGGACCGTCGTCGAGGCGTTCCTGCCCGCCGACGGCGCGGCCGCACTGGACCAGCTCTACGACACCGCCAACGCCGCCGGGCTGGACGACCAGCCGGTGCGCCTGACGATCCGGCGAATGGTCGCCGCCGGCGAGGTCACCCAGTCCGGGCGGGGCCGCCGCGGCACCCTCGCACTGACCGCCACCGGACGCGAGCGCCTGCGCCGTGACCGGCTGGCGCTGCACCTGGCCCTCGCCCAGGACCGCGGGCAGGCCCCGTGGGACAGCCGGTGGCGGTTGCTCGCGGTCAGCGTTCCGGAGACGGACCGCGCCGCCCGGGACGCCATGCGCCGTGACCTTCTGGCTGCCGGGGCGGCGCCGGTCTCCACGGGTCTCTACGCCAGCCCGCACGACCTGAGCGCGATGCTCGGCCCTCTCGACACCAGCGCCACCGTCGCCGGCACTCCGGGCGCGGACACTCCCGGCACCGGCGCGTTGTTCCGGGCCATCGCCACCGACCTCGACGTGCGCGGGGTGACCGACCCCGCCGAGATCGCCGAGATGCTCTGGCCGGCGGCGCCGATCATCGACCGGTACGCCGTCGCCGACCGGGCCGTCGAGCTGGCCGGTTCCCTGCGGCCCGGCGCCGACACCCGAGCCGTGCTGCTGCGCCAGCTGCGCCTGGCCGATGCGTGGGAACTGGCGATGCGACAGGACCCGCTCATCCCGCCGGAACTGCGTGGCGACCCATGGCCTCCCGCCACGATCCGGCGCCGGTGGCACACCGCCTGGACGGAGCTGGCCGCCCAGCTCCCCGATCAGCTGCTCTACCGCGGCTGGCTGCCCTGA
- a CDS encoding GNAT family N-acetyltransferase has product MTLEIGSGFTEAERTRVGLLYWAAFGRKLRLAFRDEATGVTRVTAALLPDRMLIARAGGAVTGVCGFHRDGHGAADLSWSRLRPQAGRASALRALLALAPLERHPQAGVLLLDGVAVDAALRGRGIGSALLAAAEEQARRQHARWVQLSVVDTNPRAEALYRRLGYQPVSKGSIGTLRHLYGFERFTTMRKRISA; this is encoded by the coding sequence ATGACACTGGAGATCGGATCCGGCTTCACCGAGGCCGAGCGAACCCGGGTCGGCCTGCTGTACTGGGCGGCCTTCGGGCGCAAGCTGCGCCTCGCGTTCCGCGACGAGGCCACCGGCGTCACCCGGGTGACGGCTGCGCTGCTCCCCGACCGGATGCTGATCGCCCGGGCCGGCGGCGCCGTGACCGGGGTGTGCGGCTTCCACCGGGACGGGCACGGCGCGGCCGACCTCTCGTGGTCCCGCCTCCGACCCCAGGCCGGCCGGGCGAGCGCACTGCGCGCGCTGCTGGCCCTCGCCCCGCTGGAGCGACACCCGCAAGCCGGCGTGCTCCTGCTGGACGGCGTCGCCGTCGACGCGGCGCTGCGCGGACGCGGCATCGGATCCGCTCTGCTGGCCGCCGCGGAGGAACAGGCCCGTCGGCAGCATGCCCGGTGGGTGCAGCTCTCGGTCGTCGACACCAACCCTCGCGCCGAGGCGTTGTACCGCCGGCTCGGATACCAGCCGGTCAGCAAGGGATCGATCGGCACTCTGCGGCATCTGTACGGCTTCGAGCGTTTCACCACGATGCGGAAGAGGATCAGCGCGTGA
- a CDS encoding S9 family peptidase, translated as MIGVGVAVLLAGNDFRIDVRRLSVPGPAGALDAVLTTPAGGVPRGLVVMIHGDGPVEATHDGLYQPWFEAAADAGFATLSWSKPGVGRSAGDWLAQSMAGRADEASRVIDWARGRPDVPHGPVVLWGASQAGWVVPRIVAVRDDISAVVLAGPAVNWLRQGRYNLLAELSHDGAGDAERDRALAVSDRTRQLLDEGATYRTYRARSGDPEPMDEARWGFVARNYTSDATADLRAMAGRHVPVLLMLGEHDRNVDVAETAATYRSILGDRYVAVAMFDAVHSLARPVVAESDAAGLVIAVFRPRALLAPGVLDTYRDRLERLR; from the coding sequence GTGATCGGTGTCGGTGTGGCCGTCCTGCTCGCCGGCAACGACTTCCGGATCGACGTGCGGCGGCTCAGCGTCCCCGGGCCGGCCGGTGCGCTTGACGCCGTGCTCACCACGCCGGCCGGCGGCGTGCCACGCGGCCTGGTGGTGATGATCCATGGTGACGGGCCGGTGGAGGCCACCCACGACGGGCTGTACCAGCCGTGGTTCGAGGCCGCGGCGGACGCCGGGTTCGCGACCCTGTCCTGGAGCAAGCCCGGCGTCGGCCGCTCGGCGGGGGACTGGCTCGCGCAGAGCATGGCCGGCCGGGCAGACGAGGCATCCCGGGTGATCGACTGGGCGCGTGGCCGGCCGGACGTGCCGCACGGGCCGGTGGTGCTGTGGGGCGCCAGCCAGGCCGGCTGGGTGGTGCCGCGGATCGTCGCCGTCCGGGACGACATCAGCGCGGTCGTGCTGGCCGGTCCGGCGGTCAACTGGCTCCGCCAGGGCCGCTACAACCTGCTCGCGGAACTGAGCCACGACGGGGCGGGCGATGCCGAACGCGACCGGGCCCTGGCGGTCAGCGATCGCACCCGGCAGCTTCTGGACGAGGGCGCGACCTATCGGACCTATCGCGCCCGCAGCGGCGACCCGGAGCCGATGGACGAGGCCCGATGGGGCTTCGTGGCCCGCAACTACACCTCGGACGCCACCGCCGATCTGCGGGCCATGGCGGGGCGGCACGTGCCGGTGCTGCTGATGCTGGGCGAGCACGACCGCAACGTCGACGTCGCGGAGACCGCGGCAACCTACCGGTCGATCCTCGGTGACCGGTATGTTGCCGTCGCCATGTTCGATGCGGTGCACTCGCTGGCCCGGCCGGTGGTGGCCGAATCGGACGCGGCGGGCCTGGTGATCGCCGTTTTCCGGCCACGGGCGCTGCTGGCGCCGGGGGTGCTGGACACCTACCGCGATCGCCTGGAACGGCTGCGGTGA
- a CDS encoding Lrp/AsnC family transcriptional regulator → MNTAIVHIDCATDSIPEVAEALAALDGVSEVYSVAGGVDLIAIVRVPRFEDIAEVIAGRISKTAGVINTESHIAFRAYSKHDLEDAFAIGLPDAD, encoded by the coding sequence GTGAACACCGCGATCGTCCACATCGACTGCGCCACCGACTCGATCCCCGAGGTCGCCGAGGCGCTGGCCGCCCTGGACGGCGTCAGTGAGGTCTACTCGGTGGCGGGTGGCGTCGATCTGATCGCCATCGTGCGGGTCCCGCGGTTCGAGGACATCGCCGAGGTGATCGCCGGCCGCATCTCCAAGACCGCCGGCGTGATCAACACCGAGTCGCACATCGCGTTCCGGGCGTACTCCAAGCATGACCTGGAGGACGCCTTCGCGATCGGGCTGCCCGACGCCGACTGA
- a CDS encoding NTP transferase domain-containing protein has translation MTHSPTGPAVAGSGTPRSPEVCGVVLAAGEGQRLRPLTATVPKALCPVGNLPLLDHALRRLAGLGLLGPEDVAVNAAYLADQVVAYATGRAHLSVEPDGPLGTSGGVARLRKWIDGRGVLVGNADAYLADPFRDPGRDIEALCDGWSGDTVRLLTKPCRPGEAGGFSGNRFAGFSLLPWRYVATLPDEHSDLVRTAWRPAEAEGALELIGYEGHYLDTGTPSLYLEANLHAAGAGLVDPSAEVTGTATGSVVGAGAHVAGTATGSVVGAGAHVAGRITRCVVWPGATVEPGEDLAEVIRAPGGLTVPAAGLGG, from the coding sequence GTGACCCACTCGCCCACCGGCCCGGCCGTCGCCGGATCCGGTACGCCGCGCAGTCCCGAGGTGTGCGGGGTCGTGCTCGCCGCCGGCGAGGGGCAGCGGCTGCGCCCGCTCACCGCGACCGTCCCGAAAGCCCTCTGCCCGGTCGGCAACCTGCCGCTGCTCGACCACGCCCTGCGCCGCCTGGCCGGCCTCGGCCTGCTCGGCCCGGAGGACGTCGCGGTGAACGCGGCCTACCTCGCCGATCAGGTCGTCGCGTACGCCACCGGCCGCGCGCACCTGTCGGTCGAGCCGGACGGCCCGCTGGGCACCTCCGGCGGCGTCGCCCGGCTGCGCAAGTGGATCGACGGTCGCGGGGTGCTGGTCGGCAACGCCGACGCCTACCTGGCCGACCCGTTCCGCGACCCCGGCCGGGACATCGAGGCCCTGTGCGACGGCTGGTCCGGCGACACGGTGCGCCTGCTGACCAAGCCGTGCCGTCCCGGCGAGGCCGGCGGTTTCAGCGGTAACCGTTTCGCCGGTTTCTCCCTGCTTCCTTGGCGGTACGTCGCCACCCTGCCGGATGAGCACAGCGATCTCGTCCGCACCGCGTGGCGTCCCGCCGAGGCCGAGGGCGCCCTGGAACTGATCGGCTACGAGGGCCACTACCTGGACACCGGCACCCCGTCGCTGTATCTGGAGGCCAACCTGCACGCCGCCGGCGCCGGCCTGGTCGACCCTTCTGCCGAGGTGACCGGTACGGCCACCGGGTCGGTGGTCGGTGCCGGCGCCCACGTGGCCGGCACGGCCACCGGTTCGGTCGTCGGCGCCGGCGCCCACGTGGCCGGCCGCATCACCCGGTGCGTGGTCTGGCCGGGCGCCACCGTCGAGCCGGGTGAGGACCTCGCCGAGGTGATCCGCGCCCCGGGCGGGCTGACCGTCCCGGCTGCCGGGCTGGGTGGATAG
- a CDS encoding NUDIX domain-containing protein, whose amino-acid sequence MNLPRQLRGLAYQVFYGLPLPMRRHIARAVSPKFLVGAVAVIRDAEAAEPGRILLLRQPPGRGWGLPAGLLKRGELPAVGAARELHEEAGVRIEPGDLRPGDPNAIVHPNGGVVDTVWFGWVPASSTPLAVDGGEVLEARWWPVDDLPKLTWPTARLLGVYGIGPKAGELPPSVPSSSAAPSRDLPQ is encoded by the coding sequence GTGAACCTTCCTCGGCAGCTGCGTGGCCTCGCGTATCAGGTCTTCTACGGCCTCCCCCTGCCGATGCGGCGCCACATCGCCCGCGCGGTCTCCCCCAAATTCCTGGTCGGCGCGGTGGCGGTGATCCGGGACGCGGAGGCCGCCGAGCCGGGCCGCATCCTGCTGCTGCGCCAGCCGCCCGGCCGCGGCTGGGGTCTCCCGGCCGGCCTGCTCAAGCGCGGCGAGCTGCCAGCCGTCGGCGCCGCCCGCGAGCTGCACGAGGAGGCCGGCGTCCGGATCGAGCCGGGCGATCTGCGCCCCGGCGACCCGAACGCGATCGTCCACCCGAACGGCGGGGTCGTCGACACGGTCTGGTTCGGCTGGGTGCCGGCGTCCAGCACACCGCTGGCGGTCGACGGCGGCGAGGTCCTGGAGGCCCGCTGGTGGCCGGTCGACGACCTGCCGAAGCTGACCTGGCCGACAGCCCGGCTGCTCGGCGTCTACGGGATCGGGCCCAAAGCCGGCGAGTTGCCCCCGTCGGTCCCGTCGTCCAGCGCCGCCCCGTCCCGGGATCTCCCCCAGTGA
- a CDS encoding bifunctional (p)ppGpp synthetase/guanosine-3',5'-bis(diphosphate) 3'-pyrophosphohydrolase, with amino-acid sequence MDVDAGHGAALGRALPAATSPSPLSFTRRLRSLLSFQGNDDDPVSTLAKTHRTIHPAADVALLRRSYAIAESMHRGQFRKSGDPYITHPLAVAQICAELGMDTTTLVASLLHDTVEDTSYTLEALEGDFGPEVTHLVDGVTKFDKAFYGKAAEGETIRKMIVAAGKDVRVLVIKLADRLHNMRTLDARSPASRARIANATLDVLVPLCDRLGIQALKRDLDDVVLFHLEPDAFARIDEHVRNRPGWGDYLADVSAKARVALRRSRVDAEVTARPRHYYSIWKDTVAGGHSVPLDLPRIAVVVDGPETDCYAALGAIHGRWRPVAGRFKDFIASPKNNLYRSLHTTVVGPEGRLVEVLIRTETMHRYSEYGVATSYRYPKVSDEPPGADQLTWLKRVLDWQQDTTDAAQFLDSLRCDLAEAQITVFAHGNAYELPSGSTPVDLAYELGPSKGDQCLAATINGRLAPLSSPLRDGDVVEIFSENDGHVEVEPNAPRGPRREWLGFVKSSQAQMQINRFFDERNEPGISIADKVRLGRATIGLTLRKHDRGLASEVPLRRLAEDMGYPDLETLLVAVCERTVEPDSVVEQLIAMVDHPD; translated from the coding sequence GTGGACGTCGACGCCGGCCACGGCGCCGCTCTCGGTCGTGCGCTGCCGGCCGCCACGTCCCCGAGCCCGCTCAGCTTCACCCGGCGGCTCCGTTCGCTGCTGAGCTTCCAGGGCAACGACGACGATCCGGTTTCGACCCTGGCCAAGACGCACCGGACCATCCACCCGGCGGCCGATGTGGCGCTGCTGCGCCGCAGCTACGCGATCGCCGAGAGCATGCACCGCGGCCAGTTCCGCAAGTCCGGCGATCCGTACATCACGCATCCACTGGCCGTCGCGCAGATCTGCGCCGAGCTCGGGATGGACACCACCACCCTGGTCGCCTCGCTGCTGCACGACACGGTGGAGGACACCAGCTACACGCTGGAGGCTCTGGAGGGCGACTTCGGCCCCGAGGTGACCCACCTGGTCGACGGCGTGACCAAGTTCGACAAGGCGTTCTACGGCAAGGCCGCCGAGGGCGAGACGATCCGCAAGATGATCGTCGCGGCCGGCAAGGACGTCCGGGTGCTGGTGATCAAGCTGGCCGACCGGCTGCACAACATGCGCACGCTGGACGCCCGCTCGCCGGCCTCCCGGGCCCGGATCGCCAACGCCACGCTGGACGTGCTGGTCCCGCTCTGCGACCGGCTCGGCATCCAGGCGCTCAAACGCGACCTCGACGACGTGGTCCTGTTCCACCTGGAGCCGGACGCGTTCGCCCGGATCGACGAGCACGTGCGCAACCGGCCCGGCTGGGGTGACTACCTGGCCGACGTCTCCGCCAAGGCGCGCGTCGCGCTGCGCCGGTCCCGGGTCGACGCCGAGGTCACCGCGCGTCCCCGGCACTACTACTCGATCTGGAAGGACACCGTCGCCGGCGGCCACTCGGTCCCGCTCGACCTGCCCCGGATCGCGGTCGTGGTGGACGGACCGGAAACCGACTGTTACGCCGCGCTCGGCGCGATCCACGGCCGCTGGCGCCCGGTCGCCGGCCGGTTCAAGGACTTCATCGCCTCGCCGAAGAACAACCTGTACCGCTCACTGCACACCACCGTGGTCGGCCCGGAGGGACGCCTGGTCGAGGTGCTGATCCGCACCGAGACCATGCATCGATACTCCGAGTACGGCGTCGCCACCAGCTACCGATATCCCAAGGTGTCCGACGAGCCACCCGGCGCCGACCAGCTGACCTGGCTGAAACGAGTGCTCGACTGGCAGCAGGACACCACCGACGCGGCCCAGTTCCTCGATTCGCTCCGATGTGACCTGGCCGAGGCCCAGATCACGGTCTTCGCCCACGGCAACGCGTACGAACTGCCCAGCGGCTCCACCCCGGTCGACCTGGCGTACGAGCTGGGCCCGTCGAAGGGCGACCAGTGCCTCGCCGCCACCATCAACGGCCGCCTCGCCCCCCTCAGCTCCCCGCTGCGCGACGGTGACGTCGTCGAGATCTTCTCGGAGAACGACGGGCACGTCGAGGTCGAGCCGAACGCCCCGCGCGGCCCGCGTCGGGAGTGGCTCGGATTCGTCAAGTCGAGCCAGGCGCAGATGCAGATCAACCGCTTCTTCGACGAGCGGAACGAGCCCGGCATCAGCATCGCCGACAAGGTCCGCCTGGGCCGGGCGACGATCGGGCTGACCCTGCGCAAACACGACCGCGGCCTGGCCAGTGAGGTGCCGTTGCGCCGCCTCGCCGAGGACATGGGCTACCCCGACCTGGAAACCCTGCTCGTCGCGGTCTGCGAGCGCACCGTCGAGCCGGACTCGGTGGTCGAGCAGCTGATCGCCATGGTGGACCACCCGGACTGA
- a CDS encoding DEDD exonuclease domain-containing protein, with product MAQPAYVQGTLDTLLSADGSVDPAAVSLADTTFVVLDLETTGGAPDGGGITEIGAVKVRGGVPIGEFGTLVNPGEPLPPFITVLTGITEAMLRPAPPIETVLPALLEFLRGAVLVAHNAPYDVGFLKAACARHGYPWPAPRVLDTAALARRALTRDEVPNRKLGTLAQFFRSAVQPNHRALDDAKATVDVLHGLIERLGSFRVHTLGDAIEFAKAVTPAQRSRRHLADGLPHVPGVYIFRAADERPLYVGTSKDVATRVRSYFTAGEKRARISEMLTAAVRVEAIECAHPLEAEVRELRLIAAHTPPYNRRSKYPERVVWLKLTAEAFPRLSVVRRFAEDGATYLGPFSSRRTAELAAAGVYDAVPLRQCNHKLSLRTRTPACALAELGRCPAPCEHEITPEEYDLRAAAPFRVATSGDPGPVIEAILARLDTLSDRRRYEEAATVRSRLIALLRALIRMQRLDALTRLPQVVAARRDDRGGWEIAVVRHGRLAAAATSPPREHPRPTLDAALLTAETVLPGPGPVPSATAEETERILAWLERGDTRLVETSGDWVSPARGAARFAVLLSRAEAAASAQDSTVRLSVTDRSDDARSLRL from the coding sequence GTGGCACAACCGGCTTATGTGCAGGGCACTCTGGACACGCTGCTGTCGGCGGACGGCTCGGTGGATCCGGCGGCCGTCTCGCTGGCCGACACCACCTTCGTGGTGCTCGACCTGGAGACCACCGGCGGCGCTCCGGACGGTGGCGGGATCACCGAGATCGGCGCGGTCAAGGTGCGCGGCGGCGTGCCGATCGGCGAGTTCGGCACGCTGGTGAACCCGGGTGAGCCGCTGCCGCCGTTCATCACCGTGCTGACCGGCATCACCGAGGCGATGCTGCGCCCGGCCCCGCCGATCGAGACGGTGCTGCCGGCGCTGCTGGAGTTCCTGCGCGGTGCCGTCCTGGTCGCCCACAACGCGCCCTACGACGTGGGCTTCCTGAAAGCCGCCTGCGCCCGGCACGGCTATCCGTGGCCGGCGCCCCGGGTGCTGGACACCGCGGCCCTGGCCCGTCGGGCGCTGACCCGCGACGAGGTGCCCAATCGCAAGCTCGGCACGCTGGCCCAGTTCTTCCGCTCCGCGGTGCAGCCCAACCACCGGGCGCTCGACGACGCGAAAGCGACCGTCGACGTGCTGCACGGGCTGATCGAACGGCTGGGCAGCTTCCGGGTGCACACCCTGGGCGACGCGATCGAGTTCGCCAAGGCGGTCACCCCGGCCCAGCGCAGCCGCCGGCACCTGGCCGACGGCCTGCCGCACGTGCCGGGGGTCTACATCTTCCGGGCCGCCGACGAGCGCCCGCTCTACGTCGGCACGTCGAAGGATGTCGCCACCCGGGTGCGCAGCTACTTCACGGCCGGCGAGAAACGCGCGCGGATCTCCGAGATGCTCACCGCCGCGGTCCGGGTGGAGGCGATCGAGTGCGCCCATCCGCTGGAGGCGGAGGTGCGCGAGCTCCGCCTGATCGCGGCGCACACCCCGCCGTACAACCGCCGCTCGAAATATCCGGAGCGGGTGGTGTGGCTCAAACTGACCGCCGAGGCCTTCCCCCGGCTGTCGGTGGTCCGGCGCTTCGCCGAGGACGGCGCCACCTATCTGGGCCCGTTCTCCTCGCGGCGCACCGCCGAGCTGGCCGCCGCCGGCGTCTACGACGCCGTGCCGTTGCGACAGTGCAACCACAAGCTGTCGCTGCGCACCCGCACCCCGGCCTGCGCGCTGGCCGAGCTGGGCCGCTGCCCGGCGCCGTGCGAGCACGAGATCACCCCGGAGGAGTACGACCTGCGCGCCGCCGCCCCCTTCCGGGTCGCCACGTCCGGCGACCCCGGTCCGGTGATCGAGGCGATCCTGGCCCGGCTGGACACGCTGAGCGACCGCCGGCGGTACGAGGAGGCGGCCACCGTCCGGTCCCGCCTGATCGCCCTGCTGCGCGCGCTGATCCGGATGCAGCGGTTGGACGCGCTGACCCGGCTGCCGCAGGTCGTCGCGGCCCGCCGGGACGACCGGGGCGGCTGGGAGATCGCGGTGGTCCGGCACGGCCGGCTGGCCGCCGCGGCCACCTCTCCGCCCCGCGAGCATCCCCGGCCCACCCTGGACGCGGCACTGTTGACCGCCGAGACGGTCCTTCCCGGACCGGGCCCGGTGCCGTCGGCCACGGCGGAGGAGACCGAGCGCATCCTGGCCTGGCTGGAGCGGGGGGACACCCGGCTGGTGGAAACCTCCGGCGACTGGGTGTCACCGGCTCGTGGCGCGGCGCGTTTCGCGGTCCTGCTCAGCCGGGCCGAGGCGGCCGCGTCCGCACAAGACTCGACCGTTCGCCTATCGGTAACTGACCGTTCGGATGACGCCCGCTCGCTTAGGCTGTAA